A genome region from Pyrenophora tritici-repentis strain M4 chromosome 9, whole genome shotgun sequence includes the following:
- a CDS encoding DUF3245 domain containing protein, translated as MSKRNNDGDVIANRISLLEAKGQKLLASLYGSRPDWDSVGSAAKTQNDDDDQDLKQNYAHDRIGLGGVLPKDIEDGSFTKRIPTSDDKLLQQLIGKRKAKAHIAAKQEAARSKPATKAQQYAKQNVAKKEESDEEEANANNEDETKENVIADTQVDVEPTQDDDEEAEVAQPAPQRTKTKPKSFLDEILAERSKKKADKGK; from the exons ATGTCAAAGAGAAATAATGATGGCGACGTCATCGCAAATCGCATAAGTCTGCTTGAAGCAAAAGGACAGAAGCTCCTGGCGTCGCTATATGGTTCGCGACCCGACTGGGACTCTGTGGGTAGTGCTGCCAAAACGCAAAATGACGATGATGACCAAGATCTCAAACAAAATTACGCACACGACAG AATCGGTCTTGGCGGTGTATTACCCAAAGACATTGAGGATGGCAGTTTCACCAAGAGAATACCAACATCAGACGACAAGCTACTGCAGCAGTTGATTGGCAAAAGGAAAGCAAAAGCTCACATTGCTGCGAAGCAAGAGGCAGCAAGATCGAAACCAGCCACCAAGGCCCAACAATATGCCAAGCAGAACGTCGcaaagaaagaagaaagtgacgaagaagagg CCAATGCAAACAACGAAGATGAAACAAAAGAGAATGTAATCGCAGACACCCAGGTCGATGTTGAGCCAACCcaggacgacgacgaggaggCGGAAGTTGCACAGCCTGCCCCCCAAAGAACGAAGACTAAACCAAAAAGTTTTCTTGATGAGATCCTAGCAGAACGCTCAAAGAAAAAGGCCGACAAAGGGAAATAG
- a CDS encoding PaaJ, Acetyl-CoA acetyltransferase, whose protein sequence is MAFVQKGLKNILQKSPNDVVFLSALRTPVTRAKKGGLRDAYDHELLGAVLKATRTKFPNLDPAKIDDVCIGTVLAELGGSKAGRMAANHVGIPTTTSFSTVNRACASGLSAITSIANSIAVGQIDIGIAGGMESMTRNYGSRAIPTELWPEMKDSPVKEARECIMSMGITSENVAQRYGVNRADQDAFAAQSQQRAARAQQNGNFDDEIVPVTTRWIEPETPESQKQVTVTKDDGIRPGTTIEKLAAMKPAFKADGTSTAGNSSQVSDGASAALMMRRSTATALGLEKQIIGKWAGTQVVGCSPDEMGVGPALAIPKLLNYTGLQTSDVNVWEINEAFASQALYCVRKLGLEGKMDKVNPNGGAIALGHPLGATSGRMLATLLSEMGRSGEQVGVLSKCIGTGMGMASLIIRE, encoded by the exons ATGGCTTTCGTGCAGAAGGGTCTGAAGAACATTTTGCAGAAAAGCCCCAACGACGTGGTTTTCCTTTCAGCATTGCGCACACCAGTTACGAGAGCAAAAAAAGGTGGATTGCGCGATGCATATGATCATGAACTTTTGGGTGCA GTGCTTAAAGCCACAAGAACGAAATTCCCGAATCTCGATCCTGCGAAGATAGACGATGTATGCATTGGTACAGTCCTCGCTGAACTCGGTGGCTCGAAGGCTGGCCGTATGGCTGCCAACCACGTCGGTATTCCCACGACAACATCATTCAGCACTGTAAACCGCGCGTGCGCATCCGGTCTCTCCGCAATTACTTCGATCGCAAACTCGATAGCTGTCGGGCAAATTGATATAGGTATTGCAGGAGGCATGGAAAGCATGACACGCAACTACGGCAGCAGGGCTATACCAACAGAGCTCTGGCCTGAGATGAAAGACAGCCCAGTCAAGGAAGCGCGAGAGTGCATCATGAGCATGGGTATCACATCGGAGAACGTTGCGCAGCGCTATGGCGTTAACCGCGCAGATCAGGACGCCTTTGCCGCACAATCGCAACAAAGGGCTGCCCGGGCGCAACAGAACGGCAACTTTGACGACGAGATCGTACCTGTTACGACACGTTGGATAGAGCCGGAAACTCCGGAGAGTCAAAAACAAGTTACTGTTACAAAGGATGACGGCATTCGGCCAGGAACCACAATCGAGAAGCTTGCCGCCATGAAACCAGCGTTCAAGGCGGATGGCACAAGCACGGCAGGAAACAGCAGTCAGGTCTCAGACGGAGCGAGTGCAGCGCTCATGATGCGCCGTTCTACCGCCACAGCTCTTGGTCTAGAAAAGCAAATCATTGGAAAGTGGGCCGGTACACAAGTCGTGGGTTGTTCGCCTGATGAAATGGGTGTTGGACCCGCTCTAGCCATCCCCAAGCTTTTGAACTACACTGGTCTGCAGACCTCAGATGTAAATGTCTGGGAAATTAATGAAGCGTTTGCTAGTCAAGCACTCTACTGCGTCAGGAAATTGGGTCTGGAGGGCAAGATGGACAAGGTCAACCCTAACGGAGGTGCGATTGCTCTAGGTCATCCTTTGGGAGCGACAAGTGGCAGGATGCTTGCGACACTGTTGAGTGAAATGGGCAGGAGTGGAGAGCAAGTTGGTGTACTGAGCAAATGCATTGGTACTGGGATGGGCATGGCTAGTTTGATTATTCGCGAGTAG
- a CDS encoding putative nuclear transport factor 2 protein, producing MSRRQQFVQFYYKTFDENRAGLAQLYKETSMLTFEAQGTQGSAAIVEKLQNLPFQQIQHRTDTVDAQPSADDGILLGGEDKPMSFTQAFQLKNAEGSWYVLNDVFRLVYPAA from the exons ATGTCGCGCCGAC AGCAGTTCGTCCAGTTCTACTACAAGACTTTCGATGAGAACCGCGCCGGTCTCGCCCAGCTCTAC AAGGAAACCTCGATGCTCACCTTTGAAGCGCAAGGAACTCAGGGATCAGCCGCTATCGTAGAGAAGCTCCAG AACTTGCCATTCCAGCAGATACAGCACCGCACCGACACGGTCGATGCACAGCCTTCCGCCGACGATGGTATCCTC CTCGGAGGCGAAGACAAGCCAATGAGCTTCACCCAGGCTTTCCAGCTCAAGAACGCCGAGGGGAGCTGGTATGTTCTTAATGATGTCTTCCGTCTCGTATACCCCGCCGCATAG
- a CDS encoding NADPH-dependent methylglyoxal reductase GRE2, which yields MTRVLLTGGSGFIAAHTLDVLLDHGHSVVTTVRTQDKADKIKESYKSYVEKGQLGFVIVPDIAQPDAFEQAVVSDPPFEVVLHTASPFHYNVTDVQKDLLDPAIVGTTSILKSIKAHAPSVKHVVVTSSYAAIVHPRKGYWPGHVYSEDDWDPITLEEAKENPMTGYRASKTFAEKAAWDFVENEKPNFSLSTINPPMVFGPIVHALDSLDNLNTSNKFMLSVAQGKCKDEIPNNMPPQHLWVDVRDVAEAHVAAFEKPEAANKRFFVTAGYYSNKDICDAIRKNFPALKDLPSESTPGGDYPEGAPGKGMYGYNNKRSVEILGLKYRTLEESMVDCIKSFQKKGL from the exons ATGACACGAGTTCTGTTGACAGGAGGCAGTGGCTTCATCGCCGCGCATACACTCGACGTCCTCCTAGACCACGGACATAGCGTGGTTACCACTGTGCGGACGCAGGACAAGGCAGACAAGATCAAAGAGTCCTACAAGAGCTATGTCGAGAAAGGTCAATTGGGGTTTGTCATTGTGCCAGATATCGCACAGCCGGACGCTTTTGAACAGGCTGTCGTCTCCGATCCTCCGTTCGAGGTTGTATTACATACCGCGAGTCCCTTTCATTACAACGTGACTGATGTCCAGAAA GATCTGCTTGACCCCGCGATAGTTGGAACTACGTCTATACTGAAATCGATCAAGGCGCATGCGCCCTCCGTTAAGCACGTAGTCGTTACCTCGTCATACGCCGCCATTGTACACCCCCGCAAGGGCTACTGGCCTGGACATGTCTACTCAGAGGACGACTGGGACCCCATCACGCTAGAGGAGGCTAAGGAGAACCCAATGACGGGATATCGAGCAAGCAAGACATTTGCTGAGAAAGCAGCATGGGACTTTGTGGAGAATGAGAAACCTAACTTCTCACTCTCGACCATTAACCCCCCGATGGTTTTCGGGCCAATA GTCCACGCTCTTGACAGCTTAGACAACCTCAACACATCGAATAAATTCATGCTGAGCGTTGCCCAGGGCAAATGTAAGGATGAGATCCCGAACAACATGCCGCCCCAGCACCTTTGGGTAGATGTACGCGACGTGGCCGAAGCACACGTGGCTGCATTTGAAAAGCCGGAAGCTGCCAACAAGCGCTTCTTTGTCACTGCAGGCTACTACTCCAACAAGGATATTTGCGATGCCATCAGGAAGAACTTTCCTGCATTGAAGGACCTGCCGAGCGAGTCTACACCCGGCGGCGACTATCCAGAAGGTGCCCCTGGCAAGGGCATGTACGGATACAACAACAAGCGATCAGTCGAGATCCTTGGTCTGAAGTACAGGACGTTGGAGGAATCCATGGTCGACTGCATCAAGTCATTCCAGAAGAAGGGGTTGTAA
- a CDS encoding MetE, Methionine synthase II (cobalamin-independent), whose translation MSLKRSPPFRAEHVGSLLRPQELVQKRYDVASGKAQPEDLIPLEDTSVAEVIKTQQDCGFKVVSSGEYTRHMFWGTFFETLHGMKELQLGVLKGYNKDMFRAYAPDVKSFMEAKEVPNHVTVCVDKIKHPGKSSNQREVDLMKSLLSESEWKNIKITLISPSWYHFRYMNGRAYPKEVYANDEEYFDDVAKAYQEELKILHSQGIRNIQIDDPNLAYFCSDDMLAGWKADTTNDKSADEMFDSYVRFYNKCFERPADMHLGIHLCRGNYVGSRHFSEGAYDNIAKKLFQDLNVDTYYLEYDTPRAGGFEPLAHLPKDKNVVLGVITSKFPKLEDKDEMIARVNQAADWIAKGTGQSREDAIKQCCVSPQCGFASHAEGNSLGYEDMRKKLQLVRSIADAVWPGEP comes from the exons ATGTCCTTGAAGAGAAGCCCACCTTTCCGCGCTGAGCACGTTGGCTCATTGCTTCGGCCGCAGGAGCTGGTGCAAAAGCGTTATGACGTCGCCTCAGGCAAGGCGCAGCCAGAGGACCTCATACCTCTGGAGGACACATCCGTCGCGGAGGTCATCAAGACCCAACAAGATTGTGGTTTCAAGGTTGTCTCAAGTGGAGAATACACCAG ACACATGTTCTGGGGTACGTTCTTCGAGACGCTCCATGGCATGAAGGAGCTCCAGCTTGGTGTTCTAAAAGGCTATAATAAGGACATGTTCCGAGCTTACGCGCCTGACGTGAAGTCTTTCATGGAAGCAAAAGAAGTGCCCAACCATGTCACTGTCTGCGTCGACAAAATCAAGCACCCCGGAAAGTCAAGCAACCAGCGCGAAGTCGATCTGATGAAGAGTCTCCTGTCTGAGAGCGAGTGGAAGAATATCAAGATTACTTTGATCTCGCCTTCATGGTACCACTTCCGTTACATGAACGGAAGGGCCTATCCGAAAGAAGTCTATGCGAATGACGAAGAGTACTTCGATGACGTTGCCAAGGCATACCAAGAAGAGTTGAAGATATTACATTCGCAAGGGATCAGGAATATCCAGATCGATGATCCTAATCTCGCTTACTTCTGCTCGGACGACATGTTAGCGGGCTGGAAGGCTGACACGACAAATGACAAGTCAGCTGATGAGATGTTCGATTCTTACGTCCGATTCTATAACAAGTGCTTTGAACGTCCCGCGGACATGCACCTCGGCATCCATCTGTGCCGCGGCAACTATGTAGGAAGCAGACATTTCTCCGAAGGTGCATATGACAACATTGCGAAGAAGTTGTTCCAG GACCTCAACGTAGATACGTATTACCTCGAATACGACACCCCGCGCGCGGGAGGGTTTGAGCCACTTGCACATCTTCCCAAGGACAAGAATGTCGTACTTGGCGTCATCACCTCCAAATTCCCCAAGCTCGAGGACAAGGATGAGATGATTGCCAGAGTCAACCAGGCCGCAGATTGGATCGCGAAGGGTACTGGTCAATCACGCGAAGATGCTATCAAACAGTGTTGTGTCAGCCCCCAGTGTGGTTTCGCATCACATGCTGAGGGAAACTCGCTTGGATACGAAGACATGAGGAAGAAATTGCAGCTTGTGAGAAGTATTGCCGATGCAGTATGGCCCGGCGAGCCGTAA
- a CDS encoding BetA, Choline dehydrogenase and related flavoprotein yields the protein MFFPKIFGLAALLTLAKAVDLKGYEYVVVGSGAGGGPLAARLALAGHKTLLIEAGDDQGANVNYTVPAFNAKSSEDPNLAWNFFVKHYADEERQARDYKTSYTTPDGSIYTGLNPPAGSVMKGTLYPRTGTLGGCTAHNALIAVYPHRSDFERIATLTGDDSWSASNMRKYFERMEDNHYLLLDGLLNGKGHGKDGWLGTDYAPIDIVTSDPQLLSVIGGAAFALSNATNAIVNLGTLIAGDANADTESRDKQPALYQIPISTTDGKRVGSREFVVAVRDAKNADGSKRYPLDVRLNCHVTKVTFDQTVTPPRATGVEFLDGQYLYKASPKSSGANGTPGSATASREVIVAGGTYNSPQLLKLSGVGPSDELKKFNIPVVADLPGVGTNLQDHYEINVQGKAPSDFSALNGCTFNTASPDPCLERWEKSILGNRGIYSSPGLGATMFYKSSVSERDEYDIFAFGGPVNFRGYFPGYAYNATSEHDWFTWAILKAHPRNTAGTVTLRSADPLDVPDITYNYFDTGVGEYEKDLTSLTEAVNLARDSFKRQLVPIKEVLPGADVNTPEKIAQYAKDTAWGHHASSTCPIGADDDKMAVLNSKFQVRGVTGLRVVDASVFPHIPGTFTAVSTYMVAEKAADDILSEIKA from the exons ATGTTCTTCCCCAAGATCTTCGGGCTCGCGGCTCTGCTTACCCTAGCAAAGGCTGTTGATCTTAAAGGTTACGAATATGTAGTTGTCGGCTCCGGAGCTGGTGGTGGT CCCCTGGCTGCTCGCCTCGCTCTCGCCGGTCATAAGACACTTCTcattgaagctggtgatgacCAAGGCGCCAACGTCAACTACACCGTTCCCGCATTCAACGCAAAGTCATCAGAGGACCCCAATTTGGCCTGGAACTTCTTCGTAAAGCACTATGCCGATGAAGAGAGACAAGCACGCGACTACAAGACTAGTTACACCACTCCGGATGGCAGCATATACACCGGTCTCAACCCCCCCGCGGGCTCTGTCATGAAAGGTACGCTGTATCCTCGTACCGGAACTCTCGGAGGGTGCACTGCACACAACGCCCTCATCGCTGTCTACCCTCACCGATCCGACTTTGAACGTATTGCCACCCTCACTGGAGACGACTCCTGGTCTGCGTCCAACATGCGCAAGTACTTTGAGAGGATGGAAGACAACCACTACCTTTTGCTCGACGGTCTGCTCAACGGTAAAGGCCACGGCAAGGATGGCTGGCTTGGCACCGATTACGCACCCATTGACATCGTCACCTCTGACCCTCAACTTTTGAGTGTGATTGGCGGTGCCGCATTCGCTCTTAGCAACGCCACCAACGCCATTGTAAACCTCGGTACCCTCATTGCTGGTGATGCCAACGCCGACACCGAGAGCCGTGACAAGCAGCCCGCTCTCTACCAGATCCCTATCTCTACCACAGATGGCAAACGTGTTGGATCTCGCGAGTTCGTCGTTGCAGTTCGTGATGCTAAGAACGCCGACGGCAGCAAGAGATACCCTCTCGATGTCAGACTCAACTGCCATGTTACCAAGGTCACATTCGACCAGACAGTTACTCCTCCCCGTGCCACCGGTGTTGAGTTTCTTGACGGCCAATACCTCTACAAGGCTAGCCCCAAGTCCAGCGGCGCTAATGGAACTCCCGGTTCTGCCACTGCTTCTCGCGAAGTCATCGTTGCTGGAGGAACATACAACTCGCCTCAGCTCCTCAAGCTTAGCGGTGTCGGTCCTTCTGATGAGCTAAAGAAATTCAACATCCCCGTTGTTGCCGACCTCCCTGGTGTTGGTACCAACCTCCAGGACCACTACGAGATAAATGTCCAAGGAAAAGCACCCTCGGACTTCTCTGCTCTCAATGGCTGCACCTTCAACACCGCCTCACCTGACCCTTGCCTGGAACGCTGGGAAAAATCTATTCTCGGCAACCGCGGCATTTACTCCTCTCCTGGTCTCGGCGCTACCATGTTCTACAAGTCCAGTGTCTCTGAGCGCGACGAGTACGATATCTTCGCCTTCGGTGGCCCCGTCAACTTCCGTGGATACTTCCCCGGCTACGCCTACAACGCCACCTCCGAGCACGACTGGTTCACCTGGGCCATTCTCAAGGCTCACCCCCGCAACACCGCCGGAACCGTCACTCTTCGCTCTGCTGACCCTCTCGATGTACCGGACATCACCTACAACTACTTCGACACCGGTGTCGGTGAGTATGAGAAGGATCTCACCTCGCTCACCGAGGCCGTCAACCTTGCCCGTGACTCCTTCAAGCGCCAACTCGTCCCCATCAAAGAGGTCCTCCCCGGTGCGGACGTCAACACCCCCGAGAAGATTGCACAGTACGCCAAGGACACTGCTTGGGGTCACCACGCCTCGTCGACATGCCCCATTGGTGCTGATGACGACAAGATGGCTGTTCTCAACTCAAAGTTCCAGGTCCGTGGCGTCACTGGATTGAGGGTTGTAGATGCCAGTGTTTTCCCACATATTCCTGGTACCTTCACTGCTGTGTCGACGTACATGGTTGCGGAGAAGGCCGCGGATGATATCCTTAGCGAGATCAAGGCTTAG
- a CDS encoding DUF1996 domain containing protein produces the protein MYLAPLLFAALAQAAPQFGGSQGFTMLRFGCAQSVVDRIDPLVNPGVAPSPHMHQVVGGNAFNISMQSTDISKLATCTTCGYSEDLSNYWTANMYFKARNGTYKRVPQVPNRDLFNDKYTGKTTGGFVVYYVSGGKNDVTAFKPGFRMLVGDAANRVSKGRKSQTCFRCYSGPNFGGDNAAPCQDATLDTEGFPTKPCPGGIRSNILYPTCWDGKNLDSPDHKSHVAYPTNGPAIFSGTSTGGACPSTHPVKIPQIMLEIVWDTTKFNNKAEWPTDGSQPFYLSQGDNTGYGQHGDYVFGWKDDSLQKAMNDAKGCMGANCGSLKTQQPADGNKCVVPNRVKEERDGWMTSLPGMDGMPM, from the exons ATGTATCTTGCACCTCTCCTCTTTGCGGCCCTCGCGCAGGCAGCGCCCCAGTTCGGTGGCTCCCAGGGCTTCACCATGCTCCGCTTTGGCTGTGCGCAGTCAGTCGTTGATCGAATCGATCCGCTGGTGAACCCAGGCGTGGCACCCTCACCGCATATGCATCAAGTGGTTGGTGGTAACGCCTTCAACATCTCCATGCAGTCCACGGACATCTCGAAGTTGGCGACTTGCACTACATGTGGGTACTCTGAGGAT TTGAGCAACTACTGGACGGCAAACATGTACTTCAAGGCCAGGAACGGAACGTACAAGCGTGTTCCTCAGGTTCCTAACAG GGACCTCTTCAACGACAAGTACACTGGGAAGACTACCGGTGGCTTCGTCGTTTACTATGTTTCCGGTGGCAAGAACGACGTGACGGCCTTCAAGCCT GGCTTCCGTATGCTTGTAGGCGATGCGGCAAATCGCGTATCGAAGGGCCGGAAGTCTCAGACTTGCTTCCGTTGCTATAGCGGGCCCAACTTTGGCGGAGATAATGCTGCGCCCTGCCAGGACGCCAC TTTGGATACCGAGGGCTTTCCTACCAAGCCTTGCCCTGGTGGCATCCGCAGCAACATCCTCTACCCAAC ATGCTGGGATGGCAAGAACCTCGACTCGCCCGACCACAAATCCCACGTTGCGTACCCCACGAACGGCCCAGCTATCTTCTCCGGCACCAGTACCGGTGGCGCATGCCCATCAACACACCCCGTCAAGATCCCACAGATCATGCTCGAG ATTGTCTGGGACACCACCAAGTTCAACAACAAAGCTGAGTGGCCTACCGATGGCTCGCAGCCCTTCTATCTCAGCCAAGGTGACAACACGGGTTATGGCCAGCACGGCGATTATGTCTTTGGCTGGAAAGACGATTCGCTCCAGAAGGCGATGAATGATGCAAAGGGTTGCATGGGTGCCAACTGCGGTAGCTTGAAGACGCAACAGCCTGCTGATGGAAACAAGTGCGTTGTTCCGAATCGGGTCAAGGAAGAGCGTGATGGCTGGATGACGTCCTTGCCTGGTATGGACGGTATGCCTATGTAG